One window of Candidatus Regiella endosymbiont of Tuberolachnus salignus genomic DNA carries:
- a CDS encoding coiled-coil domain-containing protein, with product MNQATFVDTHKIFKKLEKTGISTNQAEAFSEIFRESHEAVDVATRRDLEDVRKELSGDIAEVKRDIIDVRKDMEFRFEKTDAQIADVRKDMKARFEKTDAQIADVRKDMEARFEKTDAQIADVRKDMAARFEKTDAQIADVRKDFMTEMSLMRKDIEKSGMQTTIKLGGMLVVAVGVILTVLKMPF from the coding sequence ATGAACCAAGCTACATTTGTTGATACCCATAAAATTTTTAAAAAACTTGAAAAAACGGGGATTTCGACTAATCAGGCTGAGGCTTTTTCAGAAATCTTTCGTGAGTCGCACGAGGCTGTTGATGTCGCTACCCGACGTGACCTTGAAGACGTGCGTAAAGAGCTGTCTGGTGATATTGCCGAAGTCAAGCGTGATATTATTGATGTACGCAAGGATATGGAATTTCGCTTCGAGAAAACCGATGCCCAGATAGCCGATGTCCGTAAAGATATGAAGGCACGTTTCGAGAAAACCGATGCCCAGATAGCCGATGTCCGTAAAGATATGGAGGCACGTTTCGAGAAAACCGATGCCCAAATAGCCGATGTCCGTAAAGATATGGCAGCACGTTTCGAGAAAACTGATGCCCAGATAGCCGATGTCCGCAAAGATTTCATGACTGAAATGTCCCTGATGCGTAAGGATATCGAAAAGAGTGGCATGCAAACAACCATCAAGCTCGGTGGTATGTTAGTGGTTGCTGTTGGTGTGATTCTTACCGTCCTTAAAATGCCCTTTTGA
- the traN gene encoding type-F conjugative transfer system mating-pair stabilization protein TraN: MKKSGRTAWHRGITMICWVFSFTSQANDQYNQGADYARQVQNQGTAAMQAFKPNAVLPYYTPEAPEKNHYGGVTSPGADLALQGNAALTGSDVGKAITASLLNNPKEKLSMEAPFISAGKAAQNTAEQVTDGRFDGCQMQSVSHTEFTQHVCSRDTRVEQACSRKATITGEWTNRVKVVTRSYNLENLPFYPKNRKVHAVITPDVTGDIIEARYRYENWASNFVLTIKLLGTSFIYRTWGSANEPFWPTVTKLQAGKPFEIVHSQYRYNDMFLFTIPLPVTITLTIKADHPVFTPRIAWSEHCPFSKLEGALSKTECIEKGGDRTLHREGKAYTLSSDCWAYRDSYITQAATHGTCAEYVNNSACTLATRQCDYRLDGFCLHENLTYSCEHKTARTGMLCGGQFFCQDGRCAQSAAAKNTLFQQAVAELAAVAAAGKDVATSNSTDIKAFTGRPQSCKKFAVGFNNCCQDTGWGNDLGLAHCSSEEKALGQAKARRLTVDVGEYCSKKVLGVCLEKKRSYCLFDSTLAQIVQQQGRQWQLGIGFGEAKSPDCRGISANELQRIRFDNLDFSHFYADLQKGSNIPEDNPLMQRVQQHMQHQINRRSTGGK; this comes from the coding sequence ATGAAAAAAAGCGGCAGAACAGCATGGCATAGGGGGATCACGATGATTTGCTGGGTGTTTTCCTTTACTAGTCAAGCCAATGATCAGTATAACCAGGGGGCAGATTATGCTCGTCAGGTACAAAATCAAGGTACCGCTGCCATGCAAGCGTTTAAGCCCAATGCGGTGTTACCTTATTACACCCCAGAGGCACCGGAAAAAAACCATTACGGCGGTGTGACGTCACCAGGTGCGGATCTCGCCTTACAAGGTAATGCCGCGTTAACGGGATCGGATGTTGGCAAAGCAATTACCGCTTCTTTGCTCAATAATCCAAAAGAAAAGCTCTCAATGGAGGCGCCTTTTATCTCTGCGGGCAAAGCGGCACAAAATACCGCTGAGCAAGTGACAGACGGGCGTTTTGACGGTTGTCAGATGCAAAGCGTTTCTCACACCGAATTCACCCAGCATGTTTGTAGCAGAGATACACGGGTTGAGCAGGCCTGTAGCCGGAAAGCTACCATCACCGGGGAGTGGACAAACCGTGTTAAGGTGGTTACGCGCTCTTACAACCTTGAAAACCTCCCTTTTTACCCTAAAAATAGAAAGGTTCACGCTGTGATCACACCTGATGTGACAGGAGACATCATCGAAGCGAGGTACCGCTATGAAAATTGGGCTAGCAATTTTGTACTGACAATAAAGCTGTTGGGAACCTCCTTTATTTACCGAACCTGGGGTAGTGCTAACGAACCATTTTGGCCAACGGTGACAAAATTGCAGGCGGGAAAGCCATTTGAAATAGTACACTCACAGTACCGCTATAATGATATGTTTTTGTTTACGATCCCTCTACCCGTCACCATAACGCTCACCATTAAAGCGGATCATCCTGTTTTTACTCCCCGTATTGCCTGGTCAGAACACTGCCCCTTCAGCAAGTTGGAGGGGGCGTTAAGCAAAACCGAGTGTATCGAGAAGGGGGGTGATCGCACGCTGCACAGGGAAGGCAAGGCTTATACCCTTTCCAGCGACTGCTGGGCTTATCGCGATAGCTATATCACTCAAGCTGCGACGCACGGGACGTGCGCCGAGTATGTTAACAATTCTGCCTGCACGCTTGCTACGCGCCAATGTGACTACCGTCTTGACGGCTTTTGTCTGCACGAAAACCTGACTTATTCTTGTGAGCATAAAACCGCGCGGACAGGCATGTTATGTGGCGGCCAATTTTTTTGTCAGGATGGCCGTTGTGCTCAATCCGCGGCAGCTAAAAATACGCTGTTTCAGCAAGCGGTTGCAGAATTAGCGGCGGTGGCGGCGGCAGGCAAAGATGTCGCCACCTCAAACAGTACAGATATCAAGGCGTTTACCGGTAGGCCGCAATCGTGCAAGAAGTTTGCGGTGGGTTTTAACAACTGTTGTCAGGATACGGGTTGGGGCAATGATCTCGGTTTAGCGCATTGCAGCAGTGAAGAAAAAGCATTAGGCCAGGCTAAAGCACGTAGGCTCACTGTGGATGTGGGTGAATATTGCAGTAAAAAAGTCCTTGGCGTATGCCTGGAAAAAAAACGCAGCTACTGCCTGTTTGACTCTACATTAGCGCAAATTGTTCAGCAGCAAGGCCGCCAATGGCAGTTAGGTATCGGATTTGGTGAGGCTAAATCGCCAGATTGCCGCGGTATTAGTGCCAATGAATTACAACGTATTCGTTTTGATAATCTGGATTTCAGTCATTTCTATGCGGATCTGCAAAAAGGTTCAAACATTCCCGAAGATAACCCGCTTATGCAACGGGTTCAACAACACATGCAGCATCAGATTAATCGCCGTAGCACGGGAGGAAAATGA
- the traF gene encoding type-F conjugative transfer system pilin assembly protein TraF, with translation MRCQTLILSLVLSTLSYPLLAQIAEIQHFDRHTPQGWHWYNEAQDNEVEFESNRPLLTPSQQKKRLQQATQVALDTAILYPTPENFRHYMTWQNFWTAKAGEFSQMAKQAMLKYPDLDYNLQYSHYNGTVKTQLARDREKEKAAISTLASRYGVFFFYRGKQALDGQMARVIKNFVQENRLAVVPVSVDGVINPALPRSRLDRGHSRRMGIAHFPALFLVDPKDQRYQPLAYGFMTQDALARQFLAVATGFKPHF, from the coding sequence ATGCGCTGTCAAACATTAATTCTGTCATTAGTACTGAGCACGCTAAGTTATCCTCTATTGGCACAGATCGCTGAAATTCAACATTTTGATAGGCATACCCCGCAAGGATGGCACTGGTATAACGAAGCACAGGACAATGAGGTTGAATTTGAGTCGAATCGCCCCCTGTTGACACCCTCTCAGCAAAAAAAGCGGTTACAGCAAGCCACCCAAGTCGCGTTGGATACGGCGATTTTATACCCGACGCCGGAGAATTTTAGGCATTACATGACATGGCAGAATTTTTGGACAGCGAAAGCCGGTGAGTTCAGTCAAATGGCGAAACAAGCGATGTTGAAATACCCCGATCTGGATTACAACCTGCAATACAGTCACTACAACGGCACAGTGAAAACCCAGTTAGCCCGTGATCGTGAAAAAGAAAAAGCAGCTATCTCAACATTGGCTTCACGTTATGGTGTGTTTTTCTTTTACCGAGGCAAGCAAGCGCTCGATGGTCAAATGGCCAGGGTGATAAAAAATTTTGTGCAGGAAAATCGACTGGCCGTCGTTCCCGTCTCGGTAGATGGTGTGATTAACCCTGCCTTGCCGCGTAGCCGTTTGGATAGGGGTCACAGTCGGCGTATGGGGATCGCCCATTTCCCTGCCCTATTTTTAGTCGATCCTAAAGATCAACGTTATCAGCCTCTGGCGTATGGTTTTATGACGCAAGATGCGCTGGCGCGGCAATTTCTGGCGGTTGCCACGGGTTTTAAACCCCATTTTTAA
- the trbB gene encoding type-F conjugative transfer system pilin assembly thiol-disulfide isomerase TrbB, with the protein MLMKCFLMLALLLTGGVHASTWDDIAALDALKMQAAREKDKPVVARWFRLSNGRQVNLNHWKLVLFMQSACVYCQHFDPMLRQFSAESGLSVFPYSLDGQGDAAYPHALPVPPAVMAEFFQQGMPIATPTTFLVNVNTMETFPLMQGAVDRPGLVARLDDVFQMALNKGMK; encoded by the coding sequence ATGCTAATGAAATGTTTCTTGATGCTGGCTTTGTTGTTAACCGGCGGGGTTCATGCGTCGACGTGGGATGACATTGCAGCGCTGGATGCGCTAAAAATGCAGGCGGCTCGAGAGAAAGATAAACCTGTGGTAGCCCGTTGGTTCCGTTTATCGAACGGTCGCCAGGTTAACCTGAATCACTGGAAGCTGGTGCTATTTATGCAGTCAGCTTGCGTGTATTGCCAGCATTTTGATCCGATGCTTCGACAGTTTTCAGCCGAATCCGGCTTATCTGTTTTTCCGTACAGTTTAGATGGACAAGGTGATGCGGCTTATCCCCATGCTTTGCCCGTCCCGCCCGCGGTGATGGCTGAATTTTTTCAACAGGGCATGCCGATTGCGACACCCACCACCTTTTTAGTGAACGTGAATACGATGGAAACCTTTCCTTTAATGCAAGGGGCGGTAGATAGGCCAGGGCTGGTTGCCCGTCTGGATGACGTTTTTCAGATGGCGTTAAATAAAGGCATGAAATAA
- the traH gene encoding conjugal transfer pilus assembly protein TraH, producing MKSLKQVLIGLTLWVVATRCAVHADVNGDLNAFFDQLGFASNTSMPQVWQGQAAGYASGGSLYMRTAVKQVQMVSITVPALNAGCGGIDAYLGAFSHINGEQLQRFVKQIMGNAAGYFFDLALQTTVPEMKQAKDFLQKLASEVNNTNMSSCQAAQGIVGGLWPRTAVSQQKVCQDIAGESHLFADWAASRQGCTLGGSYNRVTDKAGASMKDQVLKNKNLMWQSLSKNRLFDNNKELKEFAMSLTGTLVFDSQGKIKTLVPLTTNEDIIKAMMNGGSAKIYTCDTLDACLNPTLTPVSISPHQAMNGQVKKLLSSIQNKAITDTPLTPQEKGFIASTAVPVLKYLVDPQSLGVANALLYQLSDYIGYDILMQYMQELIQQARVMLGSNHYPAPAVEQLQASLHQASQNMARLQSRVQIQQDALMVVDRQMSYMRQQVSSRLLNRYQSNYRFGGH from the coding sequence ATGAAATCATTAAAACAGGTATTGATAGGGCTAACCTTATGGGTTGTGGCTACCCGCTGTGCCGTGCACGCGGATGTTAATGGTGACTTGAATGCGTTTTTTGACCAACTGGGCTTTGCCAGCAACACCTCGATGCCGCAAGTATGGCAAGGACAGGCGGCGGGTTATGCTAGCGGCGGTTCTCTTTACATGCGCACTGCCGTTAAACAGGTGCAAATGGTTTCTATTACTGTGCCTGCGCTCAACGCCGGATGCGGGGGCATCGATGCGTATCTTGGCGCGTTTTCCCATATCAATGGGGAACAGTTACAACGCTTTGTCAAACAAATCATGGGTAATGCGGCCGGTTACTTTTTTGATCTGGCGTTGCAAACCACGGTGCCAGAAATGAAGCAGGCCAAGGACTTTTTGCAGAAACTCGCCTCAGAGGTGAACAATACTAATATGTCCAGTTGTCAGGCGGCGCAAGGGATTGTCGGTGGACTATGGCCACGCACGGCGGTATCACAACAAAAGGTTTGCCAAGACATCGCGGGTGAGAGCCATCTTTTTGCTGACTGGGCGGCTTCGCGTCAAGGTTGCACACTGGGCGGCAGTTATAACCGCGTGACCGATAAAGCGGGTGCTTCGATGAAAGATCAGGTATTGAAAAATAAAAATCTGATGTGGCAGTCGTTAAGTAAAAACCGCCTGTTCGACAATAACAAAGAATTGAAAGAATTTGCCATGAGCTTGACGGGTACGCTGGTTTTCGACAGTCAGGGGAAAATAAAAACGCTGGTGCCGTTAACCACCAACGAAGATATTATCAAAGCGATGATGAATGGCGGTAGCGCAAAAATTTATACTTGCGACACCCTCGATGCCTGCTTAAACCCTACCTTAACCCCTGTCTCGATCAGCCCACACCAGGCGATGAATGGGCAGGTTAAAAAGCTGTTAAGTAGCATTCAGAATAAAGCCATCACCGATACCCCACTGACGCCACAGGAAAAAGGTTTCATTGCTTCCACCGCCGTACCCGTACTGAAATACCTGGTTGATCCGCAATCCCTGGGCGTTGCCAATGCGTTGTTGTATCAGCTTTCAGACTACATCGGTTATGACATTTTGATGCAGTACATGCAGGAGTTGATACAACAGGCACGGGTGATGTTGGGAAGCAATCACTACCCCGCGCCGGCGGTAGAGCAACTGCAAGCCAGCTTACACCAGGCCAGCCAGAATATGGCGCGGCTCCAATCTCGGGTACAGATCCAGCAGGATGCCTTGATGGTGGTTGATCGTCAAATGAGTTATATGCGTCAGCAGGTTTCTAGCCGTTTACTTAATCGTTACCAGAGTAACTACCGGTTCGGAGGCCACTAA
- the traG gene encoding conjugal transfer mating-pair stabilization protein TraG, translating to MNVIYTLTGGAWFRDSLNAIAAFTTSSNWQALLSMATILSVVVAAMAYIKGHDMMTLLKWAGIYTLVSGVLIAIRLPVQIIDSSHPMTVYQVDNVPVGLVLPASLITTVGHALVEGYETVFHQPDALTYSKTGMLFGADLMGKSTDFMSTHPQISGLFSDYVQNCVVGDMLLNHKYSLDDLMNSEDPYRLIFSRPSPLRGLFDDNGQFQTCQWAAAQLQNALGRDTTPGGKTWNYYVRQILGGRPNATVLFGELMGDSYRYFYGNSQSASVMMKRNVTLSALRKGIVGYAARSGDAASLVNLATESSYAKMRMSQATGANIAMRQLPIMQTVLTGVLMGLFPIIIVLALISLLSLEVLKGYVFTLAYLQSWPLLFAIMNNAMNFYLKTRTTGTPVTLSNLSLVQQQYSDIGTTAGWLALSIPFLAYGIVKGLGSAVSQAGSYLGSAMQSAATQSSSQAVDGTWSLNNLQTDNVQGHKWDTNSAFSQGQMTSQVGSGALVTQTGSGQRVYNTTPALSKLPMDIHFGRTESSTAQRLARESQIQAESALAGFNHTSNSAYSQAKQFSQQTGNSATVTRGIDSAQGTSETQAVNQMLSAAKRYAEKNNISESQAFTELNNMSRRAELSGSAMGRVDINSDRHIFGKVAGLATGVAAGVEFRGGVSGTASNASTRSTDEKATRSQDYSIDQSSQEANDFRQGRETLKSFRTSQSGSHADNTANAQIEQLGTTLSVADSQYQQYTTGLNRNHEYSQMASAAQTTRAQTHSNYTQEFVNYVQSHSPARAEAILTDTASPTVRAEREALAGQFMEDKLRARVDGHFNNSRAQLRDGMSDVSNPAASVGENAHQQGNAAIQSRIDAAGIRADNTHSVDAMMREGKQHIAHADREINSAKGGINSDQKDRGSTHRQAEQKFDKEYDNATEDQRLPWVASQDALTQRALEIQKKIKGGRQ from the coding sequence ATGAATGTCATTTATACCCTCACCGGGGGTGCCTGGTTTCGTGATTCTCTCAATGCGATAGCCGCGTTTACCACATCAAGTAACTGGCAAGCCCTGCTGAGTATGGCGACGATTTTATCGGTTGTAGTGGCAGCAATGGCTTACATTAAAGGGCACGATATGATGACGCTGCTCAAATGGGCAGGCATTTATACGCTGGTGTCGGGTGTGCTGATTGCTATCAGACTACCGGTACAGATTATCGATAGCTCGCACCCGATGACGGTCTATCAGGTCGATAATGTGCCGGTCGGATTGGTGTTGCCTGCCTCATTGATCACAACAGTGGGTCATGCTTTGGTTGAAGGGTACGAAACGGTGTTCCATCAACCGGATGCGTTGACCTACAGTAAAACCGGCATGTTGTTTGGTGCTGATCTGATGGGGAAAAGTACTGACTTTATGTCAACCCACCCGCAAATTTCAGGATTGTTCTCAGATTATGTGCAAAATTGTGTGGTCGGTGACATGTTGTTGAACCACAAATACAGCCTGGATGATTTAATGAACAGTGAAGATCCCTACCGTTTGATTTTCAGTAGACCGAGCCCTTTGCGCGGCCTATTTGATGACAATGGTCAATTCCAAACGTGCCAATGGGCGGCGGCACAGCTACAAAATGCCTTGGGGCGAGATACTACCCCCGGTGGGAAAACCTGGAATTATTATGTACGCCAGATCCTGGGAGGGCGTCCGAACGCCACCGTTTTATTCGGTGAATTAATGGGAGACAGCTACCGTTATTTCTATGGTAACAGCCAAAGCGCCAGTGTGATGATGAAACGTAATGTTACCTTAAGTGCGTTGCGTAAAGGGATTGTCGGTTATGCGGCTCGCAGTGGTGATGCGGCCAGTTTGGTGAACCTCGCTACCGAATCCTCTTATGCAAAAATGCGTATGTCACAAGCAACGGGAGCCAACATTGCCATGCGGCAGTTGCCCATTATGCAAACGGTGCTGACGGGGGTACTGATGGGTTTATTCCCGATTATCATTGTGTTGGCATTAATTAGCTTATTATCGTTGGAGGTGCTTAAAGGATACGTGTTTACCCTGGCGTACTTACAAAGTTGGCCGCTGTTATTTGCCATTATGAATAACGCGATGAATTTTTATCTAAAAACCCGTACTACAGGGACACCTGTTACGCTTTCAAACCTCTCGCTGGTTCAACAACAGTATTCCGATATTGGCACCACCGCCGGTTGGTTGGCGCTGTCTATCCCGTTCCTGGCTTACGGTATTGTTAAAGGATTGGGGAGTGCGGTTTCTCAGGCGGGGAGTTATTTGGGCTCGGCGATGCAAAGTGCAGCAACCCAATCATCCTCTCAGGCCGTGGATGGCACCTGGTCACTGAACAACCTGCAAACAGACAATGTACAAGGGCACAAATGGGATACCAACAGCGCCTTTTCGCAGGGTCAGATGACCTCCCAGGTAGGCAGTGGGGCATTGGTGACGCAAACGGGGAGTGGACAGAGGGTGTACAACACCACTCCCGCCCTATCCAAGCTGCCGATGGACATTCACTTTGGCCGCACAGAAAGCAGCACGGCACAACGGTTAGCGCGAGAAAGCCAGATCCAGGCTGAAAGCGCGTTGGCGGGATTTAATCACACCAGTAACAGCGCTTATAGCCAAGCTAAACAATTTTCACAGCAAACGGGGAATAGCGCGACGGTAACGCGGGGCATTGACAGTGCTCAAGGGACATCAGAAACTCAAGCCGTTAATCAGATGCTGTCAGCAGCCAAGCGCTATGCAGAGAAAAATAATATTAGCGAATCTCAAGCCTTTACTGAGTTAAATAATATGTCCCGCAGGGCTGAGCTTTCAGGCAGTGCTATGGGACGTGTCGATATCAATTCAGACAGGCATATTTTTGGAAAAGTGGCGGGGTTGGCGACAGGGGTTGCTGCTGGAGTTGAATTTCGTGGCGGCGTAAGCGGTACCGCGAGCAATGCATCTACCCGTAGTACTGATGAAAAAGCAACACGCTCACAAGATTATTCGATTGACCAGTCCAGCCAGGAAGCCAATGATTTTCGTCAGGGCAGGGAGACGCTCAAAAGTTTCCGTACCTCACAATCAGGGAGTCATGCAGATAATACGGCAAACGCTCAGATTGAACAGTTAGGTACCACCTTGAGTGTCGCGGATAGCCAGTATCAACAATATACCACCGGCCTTAATCGCAACCACGAGTACAGCCAAATGGCCTCAGCAGCACAGACAACCCGCGCTCAAACTCACAGCAATTATACGCAGGAATTTGTGAATTATGTTCAGTCACACAGTCCTGCGCGCGCTGAGGCTATACTAACGGATACCGCCAGCCCCACGGTTAGAGCAGAGCGGGAGGCGCTTGCGGGTCAATTTATGGAAGATAAGTTACGTGCCCGCGTCGACGGTCACTTTAACAACAGTCGCGCACAGTTGAGGGACGGGATGTCTGATGTGAGTAACCCCGCTGCATCGGTTGGAGAAAATGCCCATCAGCAAGGGAATGCAGCCATTCAATCACGGATTGACGCTGCCGGTATTCGCGCTGATAACACCCATAGCGTCGACGCGATGATGCGCGAGGGAAAGCAGCATATTGCCCATGCTGACAGGGAGATTAATAGTGCTAAGGGGGGTATAAACAGTGATCAAAAAGACCGTGGTTCAACTCACCGGCAGGCAGAACAAAAATTCGATAAAGAGTATGACAATGCGACTGAAGATCAACGTTTACCTTGGGTAGCAAGCCAGGATGCGCTAACTCAGCGGGCACTGGAAATACAGAAAAAAATAAAGGGGGGTAGGCAATGA
- a CDS encoding Fic family protein, which yields MSPIKKMGDTGQAQLPAGTYGREILNRLLIDLSWASSHLEGNTYSRLDTRQLIEQGMVSQGKAAIETQMILNHKAAIELLVDNAATIRFNRYTLLNLHSTLSENLLPNPADEGRLRQHAVDIGKSVYRPLSVPAKISEILDKVLNKANQISDPFEQSFFVMVHLPYLQPFADVNKHTSRLLCQR from the coding sequence GTGTCGCCAATTAAAAAAATGGGGGATACCGGACAAGCTCAACTCCCTGCTGGAACTTATGGTCGTGAGATCCTGAACCGCTTATTGATCGATTTGTCGTGGGCATCGAGTCATCTGGAAGGAAATACCTATTCCCGTTTGGATACCCGACAATTGATCGAACAGGGCATGGTTTCTCAAGGTAAAGCGGCCATTGAAACGCAGATGATCCTGAATCACAAAGCAGCTATAGAGTTGTTAGTCGATAATGCAGCGACTATCCGCTTTAACCGTTATACCTTGCTCAATTTACACAGTACGTTGTCGGAAAATTTGCTGCCAAACCCTGCTGACGAAGGCCGGTTACGTCAACATGCTGTTGATATTGGCAAGAGTGTTTACCGCCCCCTTTCTGTACCCGCAAAAATCAGCGAGATACTTGACAAAGTGCTGAATAAGGCAAATCAGATCAGCGATCCGTTTGAACAATCATTCTTTGTTATGGTTCATCTGCCTTATCTCCAACCTTTTGCAGATGTGAATAAACACACCTCACGTCTGTTGTGTCAGCGCTAA
- the istA gene encoding IS21 family transposase, which yields MLRREDHYMIKQRHQQGAFIVDIAHQIGCSEKTVRRHISYPAPPTAKRGKKQVAKLEPFKDYIDSRLSEQVWNAAVIFEEIREKGYRGGSAMLRRYIHPKRPLRASKNTVRFETLPGYQLQHDWGEIIVEVAGSACTVNFAVNTLGFSRRFHVFAAPKQDAEHTYESLVRSFNYFGGSVKNVLVDNQKAAVIKHGQNGHIEFNAGFLQLANHYGFSPRACKPYRPQTKGKTERMVGYVKHNFFTRYRQFESFAHVNQLLAMWLAKVADQRHLRQFKQTPENRFAEEKIALMPLPATDFDTSYFDLRQVAWDSYIDVRGNRYSVPSFWCGRAVNIRIGLDNTLRIYGDEQLLATHLLQEVTQGWQKVPEHHQALWQQVNRVASRSLSVYEELL from the coding sequence ATGCTAAGAAGAGAGGACCACTACATGATAAAACAACGCCATCAACAGGGGGCATTTATTGTTGATATTGCCCATCAGATAGGGTGTTCAGAAAAAACGGTGAGACGGCACATTAGCTATCCTGCGCCGCCAACAGCAAAACGCGGTAAAAAACAGGTTGCTAAACTCGAGCCCTTTAAAGACTACATCGATTCAAGGTTGAGTGAACAGGTTTGGAATGCGGCGGTTATTTTTGAGGAAATCCGTGAAAAAGGCTACCGGGGTGGGAGTGCGATGCTCCGACGTTATATACATCCCAAACGTCCGCTCAGGGCCTCGAAAAACACGGTACGCTTTGAAACCCTCCCCGGTTATCAACTTCAACACGATTGGGGAGAAATCATCGTTGAGGTGGCAGGCTCTGCCTGTACGGTTAATTTTGCCGTTAATACGCTCGGTTTTTCGCGTCGCTTTCATGTCTTTGCTGCCCCTAAGCAAGATGCTGAGCACACGTATGAATCGCTGGTTCGCAGCTTCAATTACTTCGGTGGCAGCGTAAAAAATGTCTTGGTAGATAACCAAAAAGCCGCTGTTATCAAACATGGACAAAATGGCCACATCGAGTTCAATGCGGGCTTCCTGCAACTGGCTAATCACTATGGGTTTAGCCCTCGCGCCTGTAAGCCTTATCGACCGCAAACGAAAGGCAAAACCGAACGGATGGTGGGCTATGTTAAACACAATTTTTTCACTCGCTACCGTCAGTTTGAGAGTTTCGCTCATGTTAATCAACTGCTAGCGATGTGGCTGGCGAAAGTGGCAGACCAGCGTCATCTTCGTCAATTCAAGCAGACACCGGAAAATCGTTTTGCTGAGGAAAAAATAGCCTTGATGCCACTCCCTGCGACTGATTTCGATACCAGCTACTTCGACCTACGACAAGTGGCATGGGACAGCTATATCGATGTCAGAGGTAATCGCTATAGCGTGCCTTCATTCTGGTGTGGTCGTGCGGTTAATATTCGTATCGGTTTAGATAATACGCTACGTATTTACGGCGATGAGCAACTGCTCGCGACGCATCTCTTGCAGGAGGTAACGCAGGGCTGGCAAAAGGTGCCAGAACATCATCAAGCCCTTTGGCAACAGGTCAATCGAGTAGCGTCTCGTTCGCTCAGTGTGTATGAGGAGCTACTCTGA
- the istB gene encoding IS21-like element helper ATPase IstB: MMEMENLLIRLKMDYLGDALESLCEEATKKALNYREFLQQALAQEWNGRHQKGLESRLKQARLPWIKTLEQFDFTFQPSIDRKIIRELAGLRFVEHHENVILLGPPGVGKTHLAIALAVKAATAGHRVLFMPLDRLCCTLMKAKQENRLERQLQQLCYARVLILDEIGYLPMNREEASLFFRLLSRRYEKASIILTSNKSFTDWGDVFGDHILATAILDRLLHHSTTLNIKGESYRLKNKRKAGMLPIKTTDIIQAPGIETQQEN, from the coding sequence CTGATGGAAATGGAAAACTTGTTGATACGGTTAAAAATGGATTACCTGGGCGATGCGTTGGAGAGTTTATGTGAAGAAGCCACCAAGAAAGCACTGAACTACCGTGAATTTCTCCAGCAGGCATTAGCCCAGGAATGGAACGGGCGTCACCAAAAAGGCTTGGAATCGCGGTTAAAACAAGCACGTTTGCCGTGGATAAAAACCTTGGAGCAATTTGACTTTACTTTCCAACCAAGTATAGACAGGAAAATTATCCGCGAGCTGGCGGGGCTGAGGTTTGTCGAACATCATGAAAACGTCATTTTGTTAGGCCCACCTGGGGTAGGGAAAACGCATTTGGCGATAGCGCTGGCTGTCAAGGCAGCTACAGCTGGGCATCGGGTATTGTTTATGCCTCTGGATAGACTCTGCTGTACCTTAATGAAGGCAAAGCAAGAAAACCGTCTGGAACGCCAACTTCAGCAACTGTGCTATGCCAGGGTATTAATACTGGATGAAATCGGGTATTTACCGATGAATCGCGAAGAAGCTAGCCTATTTTTCAGGTTACTGAGCCGTCGTTATGAAAAGGCGAGCATCATTCTCACATCAAATAAAAGTTTTACTGATTGGGGGGACGTATTCGGTGATCACATTTTAGCAACTGCGATTTTAGACAGGCTTTTACATCATTCAACCACATTGAATATTAAAGGAGAAAGCTATCGACTCAAAAATAAACGCAAAGCAGGCATGTTGCCTATAAAAACGACTGATATTATCCAGGCGCCTGGAATAGAAACCCAACAGGAAAATTAG